The following coding sequences are from one Roseburia hominis A2-183 window:
- a CDS encoding ATP-binding cassette domain-containing protein, which translates to MLIGRNGSGKSTLISLLLQLYQPTGGKITLNGIDISEFVLREYRNMVSVVSQEIYLFNSSIRDNICMYKNIDDKTIMEACKDSGLADFISEVSLDYVVGQNGAMLSGGQKQKIALARALVHNSPVIIFDEATSNTDVYSEHQINGLLHTKLKEKTVIIITHKQEILKEADQIIMLKDGAVVGSGVYDDLSKDNLEFKNIE; encoded by the coding sequence GTGCTGATTGGTCGGAATGGTTCGGGAAAAAGTACACTGATAAGTCTGTTGCTGCAATTATACCAACCTACAGGCGGAAAAATAACATTAAATGGTATAGATATTTCGGAGTTTGTTTTGAGAGAATACAGAAATATGGTATCTGTAGTAAGCCAGGAGATCTATCTGTTCAATTCATCTATCAGGGATAATATCTGTATGTATAAAAATATAGATGATAAGACAATTATGGAAGCCTGTAAAGATAGTGGACTTGCTGATTTTATTTCTGAGGTGTCATTGGATTATGTGGTAGGACAGAATGGGGCAATGCTTTCCGGAGGACAGAAACAGAAAATTGCACTGGCAAGGGCATTGGTGCATAACAGTCCGGTTATTATATTTGATGAAGCCACATCTAATACAGATGTGTATTCTGAACATCAGATTAACGGACTGCTCCATACGAAACTGAAAGAAAAGACGGTCATAATCATTACCCACAAACAGGAGATATTAAAAGAAGCAGATCAGATTATCATGCTGAAAGATGGTGCTGTTGTTGGAAGTGGAGTCTATGATGATTTGTCAAAAGATAATCTGGAATTTAAAAATATTGAATAA
- a CDS encoding ABC transporter ATP-binding protein encodes MELKTFLKRLLKIVDIEKKKYIVNQIKCFSFLMIYTIASVIFPSFLSKIVDLGVVMGDVSNIVLYTTEMLICGILMVIFYYLQKVFFFKFGNDIVLRTKQKLYKKLNTVDIQFWNQYKVGDVLTILDNDIEKLQELLTSDISELVVNICLCIGISSYIIILNPKIGILVVVMSIIFAFIQRKVANKSKERMKKLRVTMGDFNSFSTETINNMPSLQMTGKTQYIKKMYADKCDELAKEGLDFTKTMCTVGMTGMSFNVLAIVIVLILGAVDVSNNLISVGLLFSMTIYVQRLYSPIVSIGNMFVKIKNFFPLLDNIYNVMFNEKNIIKGDYKHSSELMGNISFDNVWFGYNNERFILKGFTETFNRGEIIGIVGNNGSGKTTLVRLLTKLCTVERGKIEIDGIDINTFDMEYLQTQIGVMTQNSYLLAEEFNNILKSEKELNKMKKFLEEMNFYESGNSILKGNFEVKENNLNISGGEAQKLALYKLYLDNKPICVLDEPTAALDSNSEEKMIEFIKNHFKEKTVIIITHKPQILKICNRIIKLELHEGGKMTV; translated from the coding sequence ATGGAATTAAAAACTTTTTTGAAACGTTTACTAAAAATAGTAGATATAGAGAAAAAAAAGTATATCGTTAATCAGATAAAATGTTTTTCTTTCTTAATGATCTATACAATTGCTTCTGTAATATTTCCTAGTTTTTTAAGCAAAATTGTTGATCTGGGAGTTGTTATGGGAGATGTTTCAAATATAGTGTTGTATACTACTGAGATGTTGATTTGCGGGATATTAATGGTAATTTTCTATTATTTGCAAAAAGTATTTTTTTTTAAATTCGGTAATGATATAGTATTAAGGACAAAACAAAAATTATATAAAAAGCTTAATACAGTTGATATTCAATTTTGGAACCAGTACAAAGTAGGGGATGTACTCACAATTTTAGATAATGACATAGAAAAATTGCAAGAACTACTAACATCTGATATCAGCGAATTGGTAGTAAATATTTGTTTGTGTATAGGGATTAGTTCATATATAATTATATTAAATCCTAAAATTGGCATTTTGGTTGTTGTAATGTCAATTATATTTGCATTTATTCAGCGAAAAGTGGCAAATAAGAGTAAAGAACGTATGAAAAAGTTGAGAGTGACTATGGGAGATTTTAACTCATTTTCCACTGAAACCATTAATAATATGCCTTCATTACAAATGACGGGAAAAACTCAATATATAAAAAAAATGTATGCAGATAAATGTGATGAACTGGCTAAAGAAGGATTAGATTTTACGAAAACCATGTGTACTGTTGGAATGACAGGAATGTCTTTTAATGTTCTTGCAATTGTTATTGTATTAATTTTAGGTGCTGTTGATGTTTCTAATAATTTGATTTCTGTTGGTTTGTTGTTTAGTATGACTATTTATGTGCAAAGATTATATAGTCCTATAGTATCAATAGGAAATATGTTTGTTAAAATAAAAAATTTCTTTCCTTTATTAGATAACATTTATAATGTAATGTTTAATGAAAAAAATATAATCAAGGGAGATTATAAACACAGCAGCGAGCTTATGGGAAATATTTCTTTTGATAATGTATGGTTTGGTTATAACAATGAAAGATTTATATTGAAAGGATTTACCGAAACGTTTAATAGAGGAGAAATCATTGGTATTGTAGGGAACAATGGAAGCGGAAAAACTACATTAGTCAGATTGCTGACTAAATTGTGTACTGTCGAACGTGGCAAAATTGAGATTGATGGAATTGATATTAACACATTTGATATGGAATATTTGCAGACGCAAATAGGCGTTATGACTCAAAATAGCTATTTGCTGGCTGAAGAGTTTAATAATATTCTAAAGAGTGAAAAAGAATTAAATAAAATGAAAAAATTTTTGGAAGAAATGAACTTTTACGAATCAGGAAACAGTATATTAAAAGGTAATTTTGAAGTAAAAGAAAATAATTTAAATATATCAGGAGGGGAGGCTCAAAAATTAGCTCTTTATAAGCTTTATTTGGATAATAAGCCGATTTGTGTTCTAGACGAGCCGACTGCTGCCTTGGATTCTAATAGTGAAGAGAAGATGATAGAGTTTATTAAAAATCATTTTAAAGAAAAAACTGTAATTATTATAACTCATAAACCACAAATTTTAAAAATTTGTAATCGGATAATAAAATTGGAATTGCATGAAGGGGGTAAGATGACAGTATGA
- a CDS encoding radical SAM/SPASM domain-containing protein, with protein MKLSIWVTKTCNMACSYCYEEGLIREDTGVCEIDYIEKTIEFINTMCYKTASKKIFIKFFGGEPLIKFPFIKKFVEIANEKIDDKITPFYSITTNGTLMTDDMLIWLKKNNVECALSIDGDEEIYSINRRYKNRSSAWRDVDDLIPRLFDASLKLSARVTYNSKTVSKLSSSCEYLINRGFTVLKVVPDYFDSEWSDKSLEILEGQLREIDKIRNIRKNAYINLDDDELFIGRRGCAGGYSMFSIDLGGNVYPCTYVMDDKQFLLGNIENVSEIEPRYTDGTSLNREDCVGCRYFKCCKSASCLYGNYKMTGYLNKTNSFFCGYRKILYRINEEKL; from the coding sequence ATGAAATTAAGTATTTGGGTAACTAAGACATGTAATATGGCCTGTAGTTATTGCTATGAAGAAGGACTTATAAGAGAGGATACTGGTGTTTGCGAAATTGATTATATCGAAAAAACAATAGAGTTTATTAATACAATGTGTTATAAGACCGCCTCTAAAAAAATATTCATTAAATTTTTTGGTGGAGAACCCTTAATTAAGTTTCCTTTTATTAAAAAATTTGTTGAGATTGCAAATGAAAAAATTGATGACAAAATCACTCCTTTTTATTCTATAACAACTAATGGAACATTAATGACGGATGATATGCTTATTTGGTTAAAAAAAAATAATGTGGAATGTGCATTAAGTATAGACGGTGATGAAGAGATATATAGCATAAATAGACGATATAAAAACCGATCATCAGCGTGGCGCGATGTCGATGATCTCATTCCGCGATTGTTTGATGCAAGTTTAAAATTGTCTGCGAGAGTGACCTATAATTCAAAAACTGTTTCAAAACTTAGTAGTAGTTGTGAATATTTGATAAATCGTGGCTTTACAGTGTTGAAAGTTGTACCAGATTATTTCGATTCTGAATGGAGTGACAAGTCATTGGAGATTCTCGAAGGACAATTAAGAGAAATAGATAAGATAAGAAATATAAGAAAGAATGCATATATAAACCTAGATGATGATGAATTGTTTATCGGTAGACGGGGCTGCGCGGGAGGTTATAGCATGTTTAGTATTGATTTGGGGGGGAATGTTTATCCTTGTACATATGTTATGGATGATAAACAATTTCTTTTAGGAAATATAGAAAACGTTTCAGAAATTGAACCGCGATATACAGATGGAACGTCTTTGAATAGGGAAGATTGTGTTGGATGCAGATATTTTAAATGTTGCAAAAGTGCTAGCTGTTTATATGGAAATTATAAAATGACAGGGTACTTGAATAAAACTAATTCTTTCTTTTGTGGATATAGAAAGATATTGTATCGAATAAATGAGGAAAAGTTATGA
- a CDS encoding S8 family serine peptidase, with the protein MKIAVLDSGFDFSQPLQNKITNINFTDETNKDENGHGTCIIKLIDSISSGLELYSIKILDRTGKGKLSSLKVALLEALNSDVNIINLSLGIEAFIKDSELEILLDKCLSQGIIIVTSESNNGKINYLSCNNRIISVQGKQNNLVTSNNVIYINNSPRIIPWLGSSYVLSGANSFLTPFIIKKIYELLQNHVSIQNLKKCLMQQSFIFNSNKKIQRQSIINAKLMKSIEEEISIWNLYDENKAFKIAQATPRNITALVRIIEEKTQQSYIYDSFWMPDLAYLENFVNKIGSILH; encoded by the coding sequence ATGAAAATTGCTGTGTTAGATAGTGGGTTTGATTTTAGTCAACCATTACAGAATAAAATTACTAATATAAATTTCACAGATGAAACTAACAAAGATGAAAACGGTCATGGTACATGTATTATAAAATTAATTGATTCAATTAGTTCTGGTTTGGAATTGTATAGTATAAAAATATTGGATAGAACTGGAAAAGGGAAGCTGTCGTCTTTAAAAGTGGCACTACTTGAAGCGTTAAACAGTGACGTTAATATTATTAATTTAAGTTTAGGAATTGAAGCATTTATTAAAGATTCGGAGTTAGAAATTCTTTTAGATAAATGTCTGTCTCAAGGAATAATAATAGTTACATCAGAATCAAATAATGGAAAAATAAATTATCTTTCTTGTAATAATAGAATAATTAGTGTCCAAGGTAAACAAAATAATCTTGTTACCAGTAACAATGTTATTTATATTAATAATTCTCCAAGAATTATACCATGGTTGGGATCGTCTTATGTTTTAAGTGGAGCAAATAGTTTTTTGACTCCATTTATTATAAAAAAAATATATGAATTATTGCAGAATCATGTAAGTATACAAAATTTAAAAAAATGTTTAATGCAGCAAAGTTTTATATTTAATAGTAATAAAAAAATTCAGAGACAATCAATAATTAATGCTAAATTAATGAAAAGTATTGAGGAAGAAATTTCTATTTGGAATTTATATGATGAAAATAAAGCATTTAAAATCGCCCAGGCTACTCCACGGAATATAACAGCACTTGTTAGGATAATTGAAGAAAAAACTCAACAATCATATATTTATGATTCCTTTTGGATGCCAGATTTAGCTTATTTAGAAAATTTTGTTAACAAAATAGGATCTATACTTCACTAA
- a CDS encoding radical SAM/SPASM domain-containing protein codes for MNEIKLDNICFSDNTRILNHYNEIVIGNVRECGLWIKILTKDFEKIKTYIGLENGFELLMRNTDNARKQYYIEIIKALAKIKVIKRKDWSENKKTIERLDIELTTKCNLRCKHCSGEYGEQDKSSMPQEMFHRIIHWAAENNISSVTLSGGEIFCLSNISKYLEYARKNFMGRIDIISNATLIYPEHISILKSCVDEISISLDGYDKNSVDFIRGQGVFDKVIETIILLKNNKIDNISLSMVLTSNNKNHVTDFKELCNKFEVKPILRTLSVKGRALKFYDDLINDNEKGKEDNISKRINMLAMCNAGSQILSINASGKVTLCSAMEESNVILGDIDELDIIFHDVKRINTICVVDTVTPCNECDVRYFCSSMCHAVNTNIYNNNQLKEKRCEQYKNLLEKHVWGI; via the coding sequence ATGAACGAAATTAAACTGGATAATATATGCTTTTCGGATAATACAAGAATTTTAAATCACTATAATGAAATAGTTATTGGTAATGTGAGAGAGTGTGGTTTATGGATAAAAATTCTAACTAAAGACTTTGAAAAAATAAAAACATACATAGGACTAGAAAATGGTTTTGAGCTGTTAATGCGGAATACGGATAATGCACGGAAGCAATATTATATTGAGATTATTAAGGCTTTAGCAAAAATAAAAGTGATAAAACGTAAAGACTGGAGTGAAAACAAGAAAACTATAGAACGATTAGACATTGAATTAACTACAAAATGTAATTTGAGATGTAAGCATTGTTCTGGCGAGTATGGTGAGCAAGATAAATCTTCAATGCCACAAGAGATGTTTCATAGAATCATACATTGGGCCGCAGAAAATAATATATCCTCAGTAACATTAAGTGGTGGTGAAATTTTTTGTTTGTCTAATATTTCAAAATATTTAGAATATGCAAGAAAGAATTTTATGGGGCGTATTGATATTATTTCAAATGCTACTTTAATTTATCCTGAACATATTAGTATATTAAAGTCATGTGTGGATGAAATTAGTATTAGTTTAGATGGATATGACAAGAATAGCGTAGATTTCATACGAGGACAAGGGGTGTTTGATAAAGTTATTGAGACTATAATTTTGCTAAAAAATAATAAAATTGATAACATTTCACTTTCTATGGTTCTAACAAGTAATAATAAAAATCATGTAACTGACTTCAAAGAACTTTGTAATAAATTTGAAGTAAAGCCTATTCTAAGAACACTCTCTGTAAAGGGAAGAGCTTTAAAGTTTTATGATGACTTAATTAATGATAACGAAAAAGGAAAAGAAGATAATATATCTAAGAGAATTAACATGTTAGCCATGTGTAATGCTGGAAGTCAAATACTTTCTATTAATGCAAGTGGTAAAGTGACTTTGTGTTCAGCTATGGAAGAGTCAAATGTTATTTTGGGAGATATTGATGAACTGGATATAATTTTTCATGATGTTAAACGAATTAATACGATTTGTGTTGTAGATACGGTTACACCATGTAATGAATGCGATGTTAGATATTTTTGTTCTTCTATGTGTCATGCAGTAAACACAAATATTTACAATAATAATCAGTTGAAAGAAAAACGGTGTGAGCAATATAAAAATCTCTTGGAAAAACATGTATGGGGGATTTGA
- a CDS encoding S8/S53 family peptidase, with protein MVNQYANKGLIIIAATANSGYTAFPASFSNVIGVKAKDTFNIDAEGLRDKGVDFAAPSEHKIWFGGNDITLQKSNSYAAPYVTAMAGRLMMEQSWINNVWQIKKHLYQKFRGKCVQYIPDWIEKGWIAGKVLKSKEEVYFEVAAKEEADTVILYDKNEFNEYREKHIVYLGNEIAEQPDTQCFFWSRRNRKEQILCSRIKKENINIPVILLKSGKEQDQIWWLTELRKSFEAEGYNAYAISTEQESVLYDLEYIPFAVDENISNKIGDFLYWQTYYNQSDLIICGIQEKESIGVEADIFVRIENGKKQTGIQIYCDKIKKAQMCFGTLGEQQIKEVYDCLLTILTEDEDGE; from the coding sequence TTGGTAAATCAATATGCCAATAAGGGACTTATCATAATTGCGGCAACTGCTAATAGTGGGTATACGGCTTTTCCGGCATCCTTTTCAAATGTTATCGGAGTAAAAGCAAAAGATACATTTAACATTGATGCGGAAGGTTTGCGGGATAAAGGTGTGGATTTTGCAGCTCCATCGGAACACAAAATCTGGTTTGGAGGAAACGATATAACGCTTCAGAAAAGTAACAGCTATGCGGCACCTTATGTAACAGCAATGGCTGGAAGGTTAATGATGGAACAGTCATGGATCAATAATGTATGGCAGATTAAGAAGCATTTATACCAGAAATTCAGGGGAAAATGTGTACAATATATTCCGGATTGGATAGAAAAAGGATGGATTGCCGGAAAGGTATTAAAGAGTAAGGAAGAGGTTTATTTTGAGGTAGCTGCAAAGGAAGAAGCAGACACTGTAATTTTGTATGATAAAAATGAGTTTAATGAATACAGGGAGAAGCACATTGTGTATCTTGGCAATGAAATAGCAGAGCAGCCGGATACACAGTGCTTTTTCTGGAGCAGAAGAAACAGAAAAGAACAGATCTTATGTTCAAGGATAAAGAAGGAGAATATTAATATACCTGTCATACTTTTAAAAAGTGGTAAAGAACAGGATCAGATATGGTGGCTTACGGAATTAAGAAAGAGTTTTGAAGCGGAGGGCTATAATGCATATGCTATTTCCACTGAACAGGAGAGCGTATTGTATGATTTAGAATATATCCCTTTTGCTGTTGATGAAAATATAAGTAATAAGATTGGTGATTTCCTGTATTGGCAGACTTATTACAACCAGTCTGATTTGATTATTTGTGGAATACAGGAAAAAGAAAGTATCGGTGTGGAAGCCGATATATTTGTAAGAATAGAAAATGGGAAGAAGCAGACAGGAATACAAATTTATTGCGACAAAATAAAAAAGGCGCAGATGTGTTTTGGAACCCTCGGAGAGCAGCAGATAAAGGAAGTATATGATTGTCTGCTTACAATCCTGACGGAGGATGAAGATGGGGAATAA
- a CDS encoding ABC transporter transmembrane domain-containing protein, translating into MGNKEAVKKLLGMLKGYRKIIALIIACLLISTGLNMCIPLLSRGIMDYGFIGGDKELLIKQVIGSLLIYMMIAVIDIIKEKKRVDISANIQYSLSEQSFQRLMRIKANYFSSKNYAEILNNINIDIGNMTSVADEGVFFVVTQAFSMVGGIIGLFILDYRMTLMVLLFIPVKAVIMKHFAKKRKRIMDEFITESEKYAGWFGDTVGGVREVKLFGIQENKRAEFADRQLSVINKQKKMNMLAQWNGITDNIIVHLLTSLIYIIGANLVFDMQLSVGSVFAFITYSAYVTGPISAILNIGYLLSGIIPSTKRYYEFMALEEEKENEEGMTEPSSVIWNYRIFLFHMKRIKRYCPILILLFQREVKRC; encoded by the coding sequence ATGGGGAATAAAGAAGCAGTAAAGAAACTGCTGGGAATGTTAAAGGGGTATAGAAAAATAATTGCTCTGATTATTGCATGTCTGCTCATTTCAACAGGATTGAATATGTGTATCCCGTTACTAAGCAGGGGGATTATGGATTATGGTTTCATAGGCGGAGATAAAGAACTGCTTATAAAACAGGTAATAGGTTCACTGCTTATCTATATGATGATAGCAGTTATTGATATTATAAAAGAAAAGAAGCGGGTAGATATATCTGCGAATATACAATATTCTTTATCGGAACAGTCATTTCAACGTCTGATGAGGATAAAAGCAAACTATTTCAGCAGTAAAAATTATGCGGAAATCCTAAATAACATAAATATAGATATAGGAAATATGACTTCTGTTGCAGATGAGGGTGTGTTTTTTGTTGTCACTCAGGCATTCAGTATGGTAGGTGGAATTATCGGACTTTTTATCTTAGATTACAGAATGACACTCATGGTACTTCTTTTTATTCCGGTAAAAGCGGTTATTATGAAACATTTTGCAAAGAAGCGAAAAAGAATCATGGACGAGTTTATTACAGAAAGCGAAAAATATGCCGGATGGTTTGGAGATACTGTTGGCGGTGTAAGGGAAGTAAAGCTTTTTGGAATACAGGAAAATAAGAGAGCCGAATTTGCTGACAGACAGCTTTCTGTAATCAATAAACAGAAAAAGATGAATATGCTTGCCCAGTGGAACGGCATAACGGATAACATTATCGTACATCTGCTGACCAGCTTGATATATATTATTGGCGCAAATCTTGTTTTTGATATGCAGCTTTCAGTAGGCAGTGTGTTTGCGTTTATTACATATAGTGCGTATGTGACAGGACCTATTTCAGCAATACTCAATATCGGGTATCTTTTGTCAGGAATTATTCCTTCAACAAAGCGGTATTATGAGTTTATGGCACTTGAAGAAGAAAAGGAAAATGAGGAGGGCATGACCGAGCCTTCTTCGGTGATCTGGAATTACAGAATCTTTCTTTTTCATATGAAAAGGATAAAGCGGTACTGTCCGATATTAATATTGCTTTTCCAAAGGGAAGTAAAACGGTGCTGA
- a CDS encoding radical SAM protein, whose product MKNINSIFFSKYTRVLINGNECIVGNIAFDGRWIKMSHSLYKDLVQKSQNNISLLSEKEKKYINAFREVGICIDNAEKDELQLYPSDITIEITTQCNLACKHCSYSFGGKKYREMPIDMIKAISKWSEDNKVKRILLTGGEPFCRKDIVDVCKVIKQNFTGSLEIITNGTLVTDEYIELIMRYIHALHISLDGYDENSVSMIRGKGVYNKVIALINKLKMCGYERITLSCVSVGDDNSEIIKFKELSERLHIKPVIRQLNIKGRAEENFAEDPMELRIMHNLTEKGLTFKCLCNHQYRSIFINTYGIVFSCAALREEELGIGSFIVSEHKIHIDGLFAKPIVDKIAPCQNCNVRYFCADTCISRNNVIYSNNKKRVERCHIKKNKLEKIVWHTDNDL is encoded by the coding sequence ATGAAAAATATCAATAGTATATTTTTTTCGAAGTATACGAGAGTATTAATAAATGGTAATGAATGTATTGTTGGCAATATTGCTTTTGATGGAAGATGGATCAAAATGTCGCATTCTCTTTATAAAGATTTGGTGCAAAAGTCTCAAAATAATATATCTTTACTATCTGAAAAAGAAAAAAAATATATAAATGCATTTCGGGAAGTAGGTATTTGCATTGATAATGCAGAAAAGGATGAGTTACAATTATATCCTTCGGATATAACCATTGAGATAACAACTCAGTGTAATTTGGCATGTAAACATTGCTCGTATTCCTTTGGTGGGAAAAAATATAGAGAAATGCCAATTGATATGATAAAAGCTATTTCAAAATGGTCGGAAGACAATAAAGTGAAAAGAATATTATTAACAGGCGGTGAGCCATTTTGCCGGAAAGATATAGTCGATGTATGTAAAGTGATTAAGCAGAATTTTACTGGGTCATTAGAAATAATTACAAACGGAACTTTGGTAACTGATGAGTACATCGAGCTTATAATGAGGTATATTCATGCTTTACATATTAGTTTAGATGGATATGATGAAAACAGTGTGAGCATGATACGGGGAAAGGGTGTATATAATAAAGTTATTGCATTAATTAATAAACTGAAGATGTGTGGGTATGAAAGAATTACTTTATCATGTGTAAGTGTTGGCGATGATAATTCTGAAATAATAAAGTTCAAAGAGTTATCTGAACGATTACATATTAAGCCGGTTATTAGACAGCTTAATATAAAAGGACGGGCAGAAGAAAATTTTGCGGAGGATCCTATGGAATTGCGTATTATGCATAATCTGACTGAAAAAGGACTTACATTTAAATGTTTATGTAACCATCAATATCGTTCTATTTTTATTAATACTTATGGAATAGTGTTTTCATGTGCTGCATTAAGAGAGGAAGAATTAGGAATTGGAAGTTTTATAGTTTCGGAACACAAGATACATATAGACGGTTTGTTTGCAAAACCTATAGTTGACAAAATCGCTCCATGTCAAAATTGTAATGTACGGTATTTTTGTGCGGATACTTGTATTTCAAGAAATAATGTGATATACTCAAACAATAAAAAACGTGTTGAGAGGTGTCATATTAAAAAGAATAAATTGGAAAAAATTGTGTGGCACACTGATAATGATTTGTAA
- a CDS encoding S8 family serine peptidase: MNKLKIAVLDNGVDEKLLASCGLPDIIQQNKGNISDEEDLFLHGTNCAMIIGLNCADAELYSYKLLDNTGKGNVDDLKSAFDWCLMNNIRLVNLSFGTTHEYSRWFYISRPVIWKSLFRSAFVHTES, encoded by the coding sequence ATGAATAAATTAAAGATTGCAGTATTAGATAATGGTGTAGACGAAAAATTGCTTGCATCATGTGGATTACCCGATATAATTCAGCAGAACAAAGGAAATATCAGTGATGAGGAGGATTTGTTTCTGCATGGGACAAATTGTGCCATGATCATAGGGCTTAATTGTGCCGACGCAGAATTATACAGTTATAAACTGCTTGATAATACAGGAAAAGGAAATGTGGATGATCTGAAATCAGCGTTTGACTGGTGTCTGATGAACAATATAAGACTTGTCAATCTGAGTTTTGGAACTACACATGAATATTCCAGATGGTTTTACATCAGCCGTCCGGTGATATGGAAATCACTTTTTAGATCCGCTTTTGTGCATACCGAATCATAA